Sequence from the Paeniglutamicibacter cryotolerans genome:
GCCGCGGCGACCATTCCGTTGATCGCCGCCGGAACCGGGGTGATCGTGGGGTGCCACCGCGAGGCCGGATCCTGGGGACGGTTGATCGGCTTCGACACCGCAGCCTGGATAGCCCGGGCTTCGCAGCATTCGCGCTGGGCCGGATCCTACGTCTGGGCGGTGGTGCGCTCGGGCACGCTGGCCTACGTGATGGCGTTCGGGCTGGCGGCCGCTGTGCTCGCCGTGAACCTGGGCGTGCACTGGCTGGACATCTCCAACGTCTACCAGCAGCTGCGCCCGGGGCTGGTCGGGTCGGCCGTGCTGACCATCGGCCAGCTCGGCATGATGCCGAACCTGGCCCTGTGGACGCTGTCCTGGATCACCGGCGGCGGCATCGTGCTGGGCAACGGAAGCACGCTTTCCACCCTGGAAACCACGGTCGGGCCGCTGCCGGCCGTCCCGTTCCTGGGCGCCCTGCCGACCGGTGAACTGACCTACGCCTGGTGCTTCATGCTGCTGCCGGTGCTCGCCGGGATCATGGCCGGCTGGTTCTTCCTGCGGGTGGGGGAAAACCACTTCGACGACTGGCTCTCGCTGAAGGTCAGGTACCGCTGGCTCAGCCTCGGCGTCTCGACGCTGGCGCTCGGGCTCATCGTTGGATCGATAGCGGCAGCCATCTCGCTGGTGGGAAGCTGGCTGTCGGCCGGATCGCTCGGTATCGGACGCTTCACGGAAGTGGGTCCGGAACTATGGCTGACGGCCGCGTTCCTAGGGGCCGAGGTGGCAGTGGGGACAGCCATCGGCTACCTGCTCGGCCCGCTGCTTGAACACGATCCGGTACTCGACGGCTAGCACCCGGCCCTGAGGCTGGGGCCGGCTGGATGGCCAAAGCCACCGGAGGGGTCTTCGCGAGCCTCACTCGATTCTGCTGTGAAGCCGGCTTCCTGACCCGCAGGCTGACCGTGCCGTTGTGCGCGTTCTCCGTG
This genomic interval carries:
- a CDS encoding cell division protein PerM, encoding MNDKRNQPSPVPGTSAAGGSRFDVLRERVSNGLPMPLWLQGAFELLQAAFFSAFLVVIPVVAVWFAGGILERPIEDMFKLSGQIWLLIHGVPLTLHLNGAESDPEPLAGVLSLIPLGLTLVPFFLAWRAGRRIARASYTDQLWQGIVGALGVYVLFGLFTGFAVQTEEASVSLGAAATIPLIAAGTGVIVGCHREAGSWGRLIGFDTAAWIARASQHSRWAGSYVWAVVRSGTLAYVMAFGLAAAVLAVNLGVHWLDISNVYQQLRPGLVGSAVLTIGQLGMMPNLALWTLSWITGGGIVLGNGSTLSTLETTVGPLPAVPFLGALPTGELTYAWCFMLLPVLAGIMAGWFFLRVGENHFDDWLSLKVRYRWLSLGVSTLALGLIVGSIAAAISLVGSWLSAGSLGIGRFTEVGPELWLTAAFLGAEVAVGTAIGYLLGPLLEHDPVLDG